The Roseovarius sp. EL26 genome contains the following window.
CTTCACCGATTGCGCCTGACGGTTCAGGGCGATGTTACAAGGGGCCGCCTCGTTCCAACAGGTGGCAACACCTACCAGTGGTTGGTGAATTTCTTCCTCACTCAGGCCCATCGCATAAAGATACGAACGGTGCGGCGCGCGCGCAGGACCTTCGGTCACATAGCGGCTGGGAAGTTTTGCTTTATCAAATTTGGTCATGGCGGGCTCCCGAAATCTTGTCACAAAGGGCATAGACGCGCCGCGCGCGCGATACAAGCGGCACTAAACGATCTGCGGCTTGATTTCGCACCGTTTTGCCCCCTGATCTGCGCAAACATCCGATTGTAACTGCCAGAACACCGCAATAGCGTGATGTTATGCGATATGATGCTCATTGCTTTTTGACGGACCCTGCCCGACCCAGCGCTGGGTTACCACGCCTTGCTGGCGGGATGATGGTGGTATTCATCACACTGATCTTGTTGCAATCCTTTATGTCACAGGCGATCAGTCCATTTCTGCCCTCCGACCAGAGCGCGCGGGATCATCTGATTTATGGCACTTCGCCCGGTGGAGCACTGTTGACGCTATATGGCTTCACTTTGGCTTTTATATCGTTATGGCTGGCGTTGCGGCTTGTGCATGATCGTCCTCTTTGGACAATTTTTGGGCCACCGCGTCTGGTCATCTTTCAGTTTCGTCGGGCCCTTGGGCCGTTGATACTGTTGTCACTTGTGATCCTACTTTTGCCATCACCCGATACAATGGAGCCACAACGAAATCTTTCAACCACCCTGTGGTTGGCGTTTTTGGCTCCGGGGCTGTTCGGGGTCCTGATCCAGACCACCGCAGAAGAGGCGCTGTTTCGAGGGTATATGCAAAGCCAGTTGGCCGCGCGTTTTGCCAACCCTCTGATCTGGCTGGGCTTGCCGTCAATACTGTTCGGACTGGTACACTATGATCCGAGCTTAAACGGCGCACACAGCTGGCTGATCGTGGGCTGGGCCACGCTCTTTGGTCTTGCTGCAGCGGATCTGACAGCGCGCGCAGGCTCTCTTGGTCCAGCGATGGCGTTTCATTTCATCAATAACGCCGGTGCAATCTTGATTGCAGCACCCACCGGGTGGTTGGATGGGCTGGCGCTTTATACCTATCCGTTCTCGATGGATGATGCTGATGCCGTTTTGATCTGGGCTCCCGTCGATATTCTCTGGATTTTCTGCGCTTGGCTTGCCATACGCCTCACGTTGCAACGTTGATTGCAATTCGAGACATTGACCATTATCTCAGTGCGATAACATTACCTAGGGACAGCAGCCCATGAACTGGATCACAAATTACGTCCGCCCGCGGATCAACTCGATTTTCTCGCGGCGTGAAGTCCCTGAGAACCTCTGGACCAAATGTGATGGCTGCAGCACCATGCTGTTTCACCGTGAGTTAAAAGACAACTTGAACGTCTGCACCAATTGCGGCCACCACATGAACATCACCCCGCGTGATCGTTTTATCGGTCTGTTTGATGGTGGTGCCTTCGCCGAGATCGACGTCCCTGCCCCAACAACCGACCCGTTGCAATTTCGCGATCAGAAAAAATACCCGGATCGGATGAAAGCCGCACAGCGCAAGACCGGCGAAAAAGAAGCCATGCTGGTCGCCACTGGCGATATGGGCCGCACGCCGATTGTGGCCGCAGCGCAGGATTTCTCGTTCATGGGCGGATCGATGGGCATGTATGTTGGCAACGCCATCATCGCAGCCGCTGAAAAGGCGGTTGAGCTGAACCGCCCACTGATCCTGTTTTCCGCCGCTGGTGGCGCACGCATGCAAGAGGGCATTCTGTCCTTGATGCAGATGCCGCGCACCACCGTGGCCCTGCAGATGCTGAAAGAGGCAAACCTGCCTTATATTGTCGTGCTGACACACCCCACCACCGGCGGCGTAACTGCCAGCTATGCCATGCTGGGCGACGTGCACATTGCCGAACCCAATGCACTGATCTGCTTTGCTGGCCCACGGGTGATTGAGCAGACCATTCGCGAAAAACTACCCGACGGGTTCCAACGCGCTGAATACCTGCTGGATCACGGCATGCTGGACCGCGTCACATCGCGGACCGAGATGCGCGACGAGCTGATCACCATCACCCGCATGTTGATGGGTCTGCCCCCGGCAGTTGCCGGTGACCTACCGCCCCCTGACGACGCGCCTGAGGCCGCATTGGAAGCCCCGGCTGAGGCCGACGCCAGCGAAGAGACCACCGAGAAATGACCACACAGACATCGGATGTCGTCCTTGAACGGATGATGGCGCTGCACCCCAAGATCATTGATCTGACACTGGATCGCGTCTGGCGTCTGCTTGATGCGCTTGGAAATCCGCAAAATGACCTGCCACCTGTGATTCATCTGGCGGGCACCAATGGCAAAGGCTCGACGCAAGCGATGATCCGTGCCGGGCTTGAGGCGGCAGGCAAACACGTTCACGCCTATACCTCGCCACATCTGGCGCGCTTTCATGAGCGCATCCGTCTGGCCGGGGAGCTGATTTCAGAACCTGACCTAACCGCCGTGCTGGATGAATGTTATGCTGCCAATGATGGCGGCAATATCACCTACTTTGAGATCACCACCTGCGCGGCGCTACTGGCCATGGCGCGTACACCTGCAGATTTCACCTTGCTTGAGGTTGGCCTTGGCGGCCGTCTGGACGCAACCAATGTGATGGATCAACCTGCACTGTCGGTGATCACGCCGATCTCGATCGATCATGAGCAGTTCCTTGGTGACACGCTGACCAAAATTGCCACCGAAAAAGCAGGCATCATCAAACGCGGTGTACCCTGCGTTGTCGGCCCACAGCCCGATGAGGCGATGGACGTCATCGAGGCTACTGCCGCCCGCCTTGGTGCGCCACTGATTGCCCATGGGCAGCATTGGCATATCTCTGAAGAACGCGGGCGGCTGATTTATCAGGACGAAACCGGCCTGCGCGATCTGCCCCTGCCCAACCTGCCCGGCGCACACCAGATCCAGAACGCTGGAGCCGCGCTTGCTGCCCTGCGTTATCTTGAGATGGGTGACAAAGCTTATGAGGCTGCGGTTTCTCAGGCGCGATGGCTTGCCCGTATGCAAAAGCTGGCTACTGGCCCATTGATTGATGCGGCACCTGAGGCCGAGTTGTGGCTGGATGGCGGTCATAATGCCGCTGCGGGGCAAGCTTTGGGTCAGCATCTTGGCACCCTGCCCCCACGTCCAACTTATCTGATCTGTGGGATGCTCAACACCAAGGATATCTCGGGGTATCTGAACCCACTGGTCGCACGAGCGCAAAAGCTAATCGCCATTTCGATCCCCGGTGAGGCAAATACACTTCCGGCAGATGAAACAGCCGCAGCCGCCAAAGCTGTGGGCATGACTGCAGATACGGCAGATACGGCGCTTAGCGCGGTCCAGCAGATTGCAAAAGAGGACCCGCAAGCGCGGATCCTCATCTGTGGGTCACTTTATCTGGCCGGGGCCATTTTACGCGAAAACGGCTGATCAGGCGGCGCGTCTGCGCCGTCCGCCACCACCGTTTCCACCGCCGCCGTTGCCACCACCATGACCACGGCCGCCATTTCCGCCGCCACTGTGTCCACCACCGCCACCACGACGACGGTTACGGCCGGGACCACCACGGCCACCGCCAGGCTTTTTGTTTCCGGCGTCTTTCAACTCGGCCCAGACCGTGCCGCTTGCGACAGGAATGTCAGCCTTTAGAACCTTTTGGATAGCTTTGAATTCTGACACTTCATCGGTTGAACAAAACGCAATGGCCTCACCTTCGGCACCGGCACGTGCGGTCCGGCCAATCCGGTGGACATAGTTTTCAGCCACGTTGGGCAGATCGAAGTTAAAGACATATTTGACATCACTGATGTCAATACCGCGCGCTGCCACATCGGTGGCCACAAGCACAGTGATCTGACCATCTTTGAAGGCTTTGATCGCGCGGTCCCGTTGACCCTGACTTTTGTTGCCATGGATCGAGCCGGCCTTAAAACCGTCACGCTCAAGGTTTTTCATCATCTTTTCAGCACCGTGTTTGGTGCGGGAAAATACGATGGCGCGCTCGCCAATCTTGGTTGACAGCAACTCGCGCAGCAGGCCGTATTTTTCTTTCTGGGCCACAAAATGCACGGACTGCTGGATTTTCGCAACCGGCAGGCCGGGGCGCGCAACCTCTACCCGGACCGGGCTCGTCAGATAGCTTGTTGACAGCTCTGCCATCTGCTTTGGCATTGTCGCGGAAAACAACATGGTCTGGCGCTCTTTGCGCAGCAGTGGTGCAATCCGACGCAGGGCATGAATAAAGCCAAGATCAAGCATTTGATCCGCCTCATCCAGCACCAGAAAACGGGTCTGGCCCAGATCAACAGCCTTGCGTTCGATCAGATCGATCAGACGACCGGGCGTGGCCACAACCAGATCCGCGCCTTTGCGCATCACTTCAACCTGACGGTTCAATGATACACCGCCAACAATCAACTTAGTTGAGATGTGCGCGCCTTTGGTCATAGCGATGATGTTGTCTTGGATCTGCTTGGCCAGCTCGCGCGTGGGTGCCAAAATTAGACCATGCGATGATTTCGGCGCCGGCTTGGTGCCCATCTTGGTGATGGCATCAATCAATGGCAGGGCAAAGGCCGCCGTCTTACCGGTGCCGGTCTGCGCCAGCCCCATAATGTCACGTCCGTCCAAGGCAAGGGGGATCGCCTTATACTGGATCGGAGTCGGTTCAGTGATGCCTTGTGCAGC
Protein-coding sequences here:
- a CDS encoding CPBP family intramembrane glutamic endopeptidase, with product MRYDAHCFLTDPARPSAGLPRLAGGMMVVFITLILLQSFMSQAISPFLPSDQSARDHLIYGTSPGGALLTLYGFTLAFISLWLALRLVHDRPLWTIFGPPRLVIFQFRRALGPLILLSLVILLLPSPDTMEPQRNLSTTLWLAFLAPGLFGVLIQTTAEEALFRGYMQSQLAARFANPLIWLGLPSILFGLVHYDPSLNGAHSWLIVGWATLFGLAAADLTARAGSLGPAMAFHFINNAGAILIAAPTGWLDGLALYTYPFSMDDADAVLIWAPVDILWIFCAWLAIRLTLQR
- the accD gene encoding acetyl-CoA carboxylase, carboxyltransferase subunit beta, which gives rise to MNWITNYVRPRINSIFSRREVPENLWTKCDGCSTMLFHRELKDNLNVCTNCGHHMNITPRDRFIGLFDGGAFAEIDVPAPTTDPLQFRDQKKYPDRMKAAQRKTGEKEAMLVATGDMGRTPIVAAAQDFSFMGGSMGMYVGNAIIAAAEKAVELNRPLILFSAAGGARMQEGILSLMQMPRTTVALQMLKEANLPYIVVLTHPTTGGVTASYAMLGDVHIAEPNALICFAGPRVIEQTIREKLPDGFQRAEYLLDHGMLDRVTSRTEMRDELITITRMLMGLPPAVAGDLPPPDDAPEAALEAPAEADASEETTEK
- a CDS encoding folylpolyglutamate synthase/dihydrofolate synthase family protein — protein: MTTQTSDVVLERMMALHPKIIDLTLDRVWRLLDALGNPQNDLPPVIHLAGTNGKGSTQAMIRAGLEAAGKHVHAYTSPHLARFHERIRLAGELISEPDLTAVLDECYAANDGGNITYFEITTCAALLAMARTPADFTLLEVGLGGRLDATNVMDQPALSVITPISIDHEQFLGDTLTKIATEKAGIIKRGVPCVVGPQPDEAMDVIEATAARLGAPLIAHGQHWHISEERGRLIYQDETGLRDLPLPNLPGAHQIQNAGAALAALRYLEMGDKAYEAAVSQARWLARMQKLATGPLIDAAPEAELWLDGGHNAAAGQALGQHLGTLPPRPTYLICGMLNTKDISGYLNPLVARAQKLIAISIPGEANTLPADETAAAAKAVGMTADTADTALSAVQQIAKEDPQARILICGSLYLAGAILRENG
- a CDS encoding DEAD/DEAH box helicase → MNFEELGLKPRLVAQLAAQGITEPTPIQYKAIPLALDGRDIMGLAQTGTGKTAAFALPLIDAITKMGTKPAPKSSHGLILAPTRELAKQIQDNIIAMTKGAHISTKLIVGGVSLNRQVEVMRKGADLVVATPGRLIDLIERKAVDLGQTRFLVLDEADQMLDLGFIHALRRIAPLLRKERQTMLFSATMPKQMAELSTSYLTSPVRVEVARPGLPVAKIQQSVHFVAQKEKYGLLRELLSTKIGERAIVFSRTKHGAEKMMKNLERDGFKAGSIHGNKSQGQRDRAIKAFKDGQITVLVATDVAARGIDISDVKYVFNFDLPNVAENYVHRIGRTARAGAEGEAIAFCSTDEVSEFKAIQKVLKADIPVASGTVWAELKDAGNKKPGGGRGGPGRNRRRGGGGGHSGGGNGGRGHGGGNGGGGNGGGGRRRRAA